From the Catharus ustulatus isolate bCatUst1 chromosome 15, bCatUst1.pri.v2, whole genome shotgun sequence genome, the window CTTGTGCACGAAGAACAGCGTTTCACATGACCAAAATAGTGTTTTGCAATAGGAAATCTAAAAGTCACCGTGTTCACAATGGTTCCCGaatccagcactgcaggggtgTTCATTGCAATTTTGCACCTGCACGTTAAACACTACTCTGATTATGTCTGTATTACACCCTGTTCTCCAATCACGACTtcactttttttcattaaaattgtaCTTAACATTTGCCTGACATTGCTCACGCTGATGGCTTAGGACTCccacaaagacattttttcagTCCAAAATTAATTCGAGTCTGTAGTATAAGCATTCCTACAGCAGCTTTAACAAAAAGAAGGGGTTTGGTCCAAATACATAACTTTGACCGAAACTATCCGGAAGGAAAACCCTCCATACCAAGCCTGTCGTGTACACTTCATACTACACAAAAAAGGTCTGACTCTTTCGTTAATACGAAGTAACAAattgaaaaacataattttcctaaagaaaatgtttcagagTAGCCCGAATGTGTCACGAATCATATGTGCTTCAAAGCGGTTGAACGGTAAGAACCTCGCACTGAGCCTACCAATCTTACAGCTGATGAGGCAGCAATCGCCCGTTCGCAACACTTGATGCAAAAAGCCACACGAGAAGAAGCGATATTTCacttcatggaaaaaaatataacgACCAACAGACCGAGAGAGCAAAAACCGTAAAAGCTCGCTATCACCAGCGTGACTTAAATGCGCAGAAGGAAGGAATTCGCTTCACAGACCTGAGCTGCGTCTGGCTCGGCGGACACCTCCCCAGTCACGGCGCTACTATTCGGGTTCGGTCTCTCGCAGGAATCGGCGCCCAGAAGCTCCTCCGCCGACAGCACGGGCACCGGCGGTGGCGGCCAAGCGGCCTCGGGCACGGCGCGGGCCGGCGCCGCCACGCACAGGTTGTAGGAGTAGGGCAAGGTGCCCTCGCAGAAGTCGGCCGGGAAGGCGGCGCCGGCCACCGAGAAGCGCTGCGCGCCCAGGCAGCGCAGCACGgcgggcggcccggcccggcgcagCCGCGCCAGCACGGCCAGCGCCACGCTCAGCACGAACAGCGCCGACAGCAGCGCCAGCGCCAGCACCAGGTAGAACTGcagctcggccgccgccgccgcctcggcGCCCGCCGCCCGCTCGCTCAGCTCCGGCAGCGCCTCCTGCAAGCTCTCGGCCAGCACCACGTGCAGCGTGGCCGTGGCCGACAGCGCCGGCTGCCCATGGTCCTTCACCACGGCCACCAGCCGCTGCTTGGCCGCGTCCCGCTCGGACACGGCGCGCGCCGTGCGCACCTCGCCGCTGTGCAGCCCCACGCGGAACAGCGCCGGCTCCGACGCCTGCACCAGCTCGTACGACAGCCACGCGTTGCGCCCCGCGTCCGCGTCCACCGCCACCACCTTGGCCACCAGGTAGCCGGCCTCGGCCGAGCGCGGCACCACCTCGAACGGCGCCACTGCCGCAGCCTCTCCCggcgccgccactgccgccggCCACAGCACCCGCGGCACGTTGTCGTTGCGGTCCAGCACGAAGACGCGCACCGTGGCCGTGGAGCTGCGCGCCGGCGCGCCGCCGTCCTGCGCCCGCACCTCCACCGAGAACTCGCGGCACTGCTCGTAGTCCAAGGAGCGCTGCGCGTACAGCGCGCCGCTCCGCGCCTCCACCGACACCAgcggcgccgcgcccgccgcgcccgcgcTGCCGCCCGCCAGCCAGTAGCTCACGCGCCCGTTGGCGCCCGCGTCCGCGTCCCGCGCCTGCACGCGCAGCAACAGCGCGCCCGCCGCGTTGTTCTCCGCCACGTACGCGCTGTACACCGCCTCCTCGAACaccggcgcgttgtcgttcacgtccgacacctccagcaccagctccgTGCTGCTCGACAACACCGGCCGGCCCCGGTCCCGGGCCACCACCGTCACGCGGTGCTCGGACGCCTGCTCGCGGTCCAGCGCGCTCGCCGTCACCACCTTGTACGAGCCGCCCGGCGACGCCACAATCGACAGCGGCGCCTCGCCCGACAGCTCGCACGACACCTGACCGTTCTCGCCCGAGTCCGGATCGTTCACTTTCAGCAGGGCCACCACAGTGCCGATCGGGACATCCTCGGGCACTGGAATCGACAGGGATAAAACCGTGATCTCGGGCACGTTGTCATTCTCGTCGGTGATGTCGATCTGTATCTCACAGTGATCGGTGAGTCCACCACCGTCGGTTGCCTCCAGGCTGAAGATGTATTTACTCTTCTCCTCGAAATCGAGGTGTCCCGCTGTCCTAACTTCTCCGCTCTCACTGTCGATAGCGAACAACGCGCTGATGGCATCCGGGACGCTGCCAAAGGAGTAGGACACTCGTCCATTCGAGCCTGAATCTGCATCCGTCGCTCGTACCCTCAGCACCAGCGACTCCACTGCAAGATTCTCCGCAACTCTCGCCTCGTAGACGCTTTTGCTAAACACGGGCGGGTTGTCGTTGGCATCTGTCACGTTGATCCGAACCTGGGCAGTCCCGGACCTCGCGGGGTCTCCACTATCCACAGCTGTCAGCACCAGCTCAAATGAACTCTGCTTCTCTCGGTCCAATGCCTTCTCCAAGACTAATTCGGGGTGCTTCTTTCCACCCGGCTTTTCCTTCATGGATAGTGAGAAGGACGGGTTGCTGGTGAGGTGGTAAGTCAGGAAGGAGTTACTTCCTTCGTCCGCATCATGAGCCGTCTCCAACGGAAAACGAGTACCAGGAGGGATCAATTCGCCTATCTCGAGATCCAGAACTGCCTTCCTGAAGGTCGGGGAGTTGTCATTCACGTCCTCGATGGCCACCGTGACGTGGAAAATGTTCAGCGGGTTGTGCACCAGAGCCTCGAAGCTGACAGAACAGGTCGCCGACTCGCCGCACATCTCCTCCCGGTCCAGCCTCTCGTTCACGTACAGGTTCCCGTTCTCCTCATTCACCGTGAAGTATTGCTTCTCCCCGCTCAGCCGCAGCTTGCGCGCCGGCAGCTCGTCCGCGCTGAGCCCCAGGTCCCGCGCCAGCGGCCCCACGAGCgagcctctgcccagctcctcgGCGATGGTGTAGCGGACCCGCTCGGCCGCCGCCCGCCACCACACGCACAGCAGCACCGCGCCCAGCAGCGCTCGCCCGCCGCCCGGCCCCAGCCTCTGCCGCCGCCTCACCGCCATTCTCTGCCGCCGACACAGCTCGCCGGACTCCTGCCTCCTGCCGCTGCCCTGCCTCCCTTCCAGCCGCTGTCGCCAGCGAAAACAGACACCGCTGAAAGGCAGCACGGTCAGCGAGCCGCCTCTCACCGCCTCTttccgccgccgccgctgctgctgctggcggtGCCGCTGCCGCTCTGGCCGGCGCCGGGCGAGCGAGCAGCCTGCGGGGGCAGGacgctgcggcggcggcggctccagCGCCGCTCGGCGGCGGCCAACAGCGACACCCGGAGGCGCCGCCGCGACACTGCAGCCGCCGCATGGCCGCGCTCAAGGGGGCCCGGCTTTGGGCGGGGCTCAGAGCCAGAACCGGATCAGGGGATCTCCTCCGTCACAAACGGCGAGTGCAGAAGCAGATATTTAATGCGACTGCAGAAACGTTATTAAGTGAGCTGAGATTTTGCGTGCATTCAGATCATCTACTTTAATCCCACTCAATCCTAAAACTTACGAATTTGTGGCAGAGCAATACGGAAAGGAAGTCaccttctctttaaaaaatagtGGTACATCTATTACAGTCAGGGTTCTGTGATGTTATAGAAAGAGATATCTTTGAGAGCCGTTCAGTCTCCATCATGTATCTTGAATTCTCCTTCCCTCACATGGGAAAATTAACCTGAGAAATAGATCAgcctaaagaaaaatatagagTTCTAAGCTAGGAATGAAGTACACTTACTGTTTTTTCCTTAATcatgaaatttcttcttttgtgtcTCCACACTGAAGAGCGTTACAGTCAAAAAGTGCAAGGCCATTTCTGACTCTTTCacaataacaaataaaaaaatgtttcacacTGGAATTATAAACCATTATATCTGGCCATCGTGCTTCCTTATTGCTGGATGACTGTCATTTACTTTCTGCCAAGGGATCACACAGAACACAAGGCAGAGGCCTAGACACCAGACATGAAATCTAATgattttccaaaaaaaacctttttggcACACCAATTTCCTGCATCAAAGCCAGTCTCACATCGTACTCGAATTGCATTCTAAGCCTTCAGACACACCCAACTTGTTCTGCATGTTCAGACAATTCTTCTGAAACCACAATGTATAAATTCATGTTTGTTATTCTGTCACTTGTCGTAGCTACACAACAAATAAAACTCTCTTGTACCAAGTACAGAGGACCCCAAACCACACACCCCAGCCACAGTCATTGCCTTGGACCATTAAAGAAGGAAACTTCTGGGAACCAAAGAGGACGCCCTCATCTAAATATCAGGACAAATGGAACTTTATACGTCTCTTTTATCCATTCCAAACCATACCACAATGAACTCCTACACCGGCCCTGTCCCTGCATAGCCAGAGTTCTCTCTTTCATCACACAACACGAAGGCAAATTTTGGAGACAGACACTATTAAAAGTTGCTCTCACAACTTCTCACATCCCAAGGATCACAACACGAATTCATGCACAGCGGTTTTTTTGCTCATCACAATAATTTCAACTATTATGAAATGTGTTAAAGGCTAAAGACATTGGGAACGCAATTCCTGATCCAGTCACCAAAATATCACTCAACGGTAACATCATCTTTCTCCAGCACATGGGTTCTTTGGAGAGTGTGTCCCTCTCCTACTCTGAATGCAAGGGTTCCATCTGTGCCCAAGAATCATCATTCAGAGAAATCCGaaatggtggggaaaaaaactgccCCTTTGAGACCAAACGATGGAATATCAATAAAAGAAGACACTTCAAGACAGTCTTCAGAAGGTCACGAATAAATACATGAATCAAAAAAACACAGACCTTGTCACCAACATCACCTTTTCACAAACAAGTCTTTCCCCACCCGAAAGAGGCTCCACAAAAGGAATGGATCCTAACACAGCTTCCCATTGCCGCGGATAGTATTTCACTTctcagtctgtgtgtgtgacaagGATGAGAATTTCTTCCAGTAACATTTTATAAACCAGTTCAATTAAAAGGAGCGAGGCGAGAGGTTTCCCTCTGCAGAAAGGACGGGATCAACACAGACTCTGGATGATGATGGCACTAAGGTCAGGCACAGAGTTCAGGTACTTAATGATGAACACAGAGTTGGCTTCAGCCGACATTCCCTTATCCGCTTGCATAAGAACCTAATTAAACCATTAATTTAACGATCACAATAACTTCTAAACGTACAGGAGGAAGCTCTCAGGGCTACCCACAGAACTAAACTAAGATCTCTTAGGATAAACTTAGCATGGTAGGAGAAAATCACATGGCACAGAATAGGGCTGAACACTGAACAAGGAAAAGCACAAACACTGTCTCTCCTGTTTCAACAGACCTCCACCCTCAGGCCACAGAGCTCTtgtctgcagccctgcacaatTTCACGGTATTCTCTGACCCTCATAATCTGTAAGAACATGgaaacaaaccccagaaaaaacATCTTGAACATCCACACAATCAGGTCGTGTACATTTACCAGGGAGGGGAGTTCGATTTCTCTGCAGGGTTCAACAGTCTGACATTCCAGATTATCACAACAGTAGCAGGTAAAAGACAAGGGTATCTACGGAGTTAAACGCCCACAAAACACTCAGACAAGAATTCACAGGAATGGCCCCGCCCACAGATCATCAGTGTAATTCCTTCGTAGAGTAAGAAGGAAAATTCGAGGAACTACAACTGAGGAACCCATAGAACAACCAGGACACACTGAATTTCTACACTACCTTTACACCTTTTCGAATTTTCAAAATATGGTGGGAAGTTTTTAGTCTGCCCTGCATCTGCGACAAGAGATTTTTCATCCTGCCCAAATATTACACAACACGAAATCCACATCTACAGTCTGTCCTTAGTGAAGAAGAAGCGGTGCACAAAACCTCTCACTCTCTGGGAACGATCACTGATAGCCAAAGGAAATATGCGCCGCtagctaaaataaaatactccCAAGTATATAAGCGATATGCATCTCAAATAGAACTCAGTGACCACAGTAACTGTGCATCCTAATTCAGCACATGGCTAAATGGGAAGGTACATGATTCTCAAagcttaaattttaaaatgatgtTCCACAAGGGGCCACTAAGTGTTGTTCCAAAAGAACTTCAATCTGCTCATGCACATGTGCTATCAGGGAAACAGCAGACCCggcaaaaaatggaaattccaCTGATATATAATGCAACACTTCCAATGAGAATACGTAACGCTGAGAGGAACTACACGCGACAGGAGAAGTAAACAAGAAATGAAAACCAGtttgagaaaaaaagcacaaagaattAATCTCCAACCAAGAGAAACCTCCATTCTCCTACCCCGCCCAAGTTAAGGCTGAACACGGAGCCCACGTCCACCTCCTCGCAGCACGAACCACGAGAACAGAGTGCCGATGAACGGGACCTTGCCTTGCATCTCTACAAATATTCCTACGAAATACACAGACGACAGGAACAGCAGAAGAGGGAAGATTCTTAAAAAGAATGTGGACACAGAAACTCACCGAGCGAGCTGCGGGATCCACGGCAATGCTGCCCGCAGTGTCCTCGTCGCCGAGCAGCGGCGCGGGCTCGTCGGGCAGTGGCCGGGCCGGGAGGGTGTCGCAGCAGCTGGCGCTGGCCGAGAAGCGCAGCTGGCTCTTGCGCGAGTCGGCCGTGAGCGACACGTCGTGCGAGTAGGACTGCAGGAAGGCGCGCACGCCGTCGATGCCCACGAAGTGCGACACGGGCACGCCGCGCAAGGCGCCGCTGGCGggcggcagcagctgctggcggTGCCAGCGGCGCAGGCgcagcgccagcagcagcagcaggaaggcgAGGAAGAGGCAGGACACGGCGGCCACGGCCAGCACGAGCCAGCGCGTCAGGCTCCCGGCCGgctcgcccgccgccgccgctgcctcgTCGGCCGCGCTGCCCATCTCGGCCAGCAGCTCGGCCACGCTCTCGGCCAGCACCACGCTCAGCGTGGCCGTGGCCGACAGCGCCGGCCGCCCGTGGTccttcaccaccaccaccaggctcTGCCGCGCCGCGTCGCGGGCCAGCGGCGAGCGCGCCGTGCGCACCTCGCCGCTGTGCAGCCCCACGCGGAACAGCGCCGGCTCCGTCGCCTTGGCCAGCTCGTACGACAGCCACGCGTTCTGGCCCGCGTCCGCGTCCACCGCCACCACCTTGGCCACCAGCGCGCCCGGCTCCGACCAGCGCGGCGCCAGCTCCACGCCCGACCACGCCCCGCCCGAGCCCGAGCCCAGCGCAGCCGCCGGCGCCGGGTACAGCACCTGcggcgcgttgtcgttctcGTCCACGATCTGCACCTCCACCGACACGTTGCTGCTCAGCGCCGGCGCGCCGCCGTCCTCCGCCACCACCCACAGCCGCAGCTCGCGCACCTGCTCGTAGTCCAAGGAGCGTAGCGCGTAAAGCGCGCCCGTCTCCGCCTGCACCGACACGTACGACGACAGCGGCGCGCCCCGCACCCGCCCCTCGCCCAGCCGGTACCGCACGCGCGCGTTCTGACCCCAGTCCGCGTCCGTCGCGCGCACCGTCAGCACCAGCGCGCCCGCCGCGTTGTTCTCCGCCACACGCGCGCTGTAGCGCTCCTCCGCGAACaccggcgcgttgtcgttcacgtCCAGCACCCGCAGACAAAGCACCGCGCTGCTCTGCAGCGACGGCGACCCGCCGTCGGCCGCCCGCACCGTCACGTTGTATTCGGACACCTGTTCTCGGTCCAGCTCTCTTGCTGTCACCACACGGTAGTAATCATCAAGAGATTTCTCCAGCCGGAACGGGACGTCCCCGTCGATCGAGCAGCGCACCTCGCCATTGGGCCCCGAGTCCTGGTCCTGCACTTGCAGCAGAGCCACTACCGTGCCTGATTTAGCGTCTTCAGAAATCTCACTTAACGCTGACCGCACAGAAATCACTGGTGCGTTATCGTTTATATCTGTGATGGTGATTGCTACTTCGGCAGTGTCGAAAAGGCCGCCGCCGTCCCGACTCTGGATCTGCAGTTCGTAAGAGTCACCTTCCTCGAAGTCCAGGCTCTGCAACAGAGTGACCGCACCCGTTTCAGAGTCTAGGTGGAATATCTTCGAGGctctttctgttattttcttaaaCGCATACTTAATTTCCCCGTTTACCCCCTCGTCGGCGTC encodes:
- the LOC117003486 gene encoding protocadherin gamma-B5-like encodes the protein MAVRRRQRLGPGGGRALLGAVLLCVWWRAAAERVRYTIAEELGRGSLVGPLARDLGLSADELPARKLRLSGEKQYFTVNEENGNLYVNERLDREEMCGESATCSVSFEALVHNPLNIFHVTVAIEDVNDNSPTFRKAVLDLEIGELIPPGTRFPLETAHDADEGSNSFLTYHLTSNPSFSLSMKEKPGGKKHPELVLEKALDREKQSSFELVLTAVDSGDPARSGTAQVRINVTDANDNPPVFSKSVYEARVAENLAVESLVLRVRATDADSGSNGRVSYSFGSVPDAISALFAIDSESGEVRTAGHLDFEEKSKYIFSLEATDGGGLTDHCEIQIDITDENDNVPEITVLSLSIPVPEDVPIGTVVALLKVNDPDSGENGQVSCELSGEAPLSIVASPGGSYKVVTASALDREQASEHRVTVVARDRGRPVLSSSTELVLEVSDVNDNAPVFEEAVYSAYVAENNAAGALLLRVQARDADAGANGRVSYWLAGGSAGAAGAAPLVSVEARSGALYAQRSLDYEQCREFSVEVRAQDGGAPARSSTATVRVFVLDRNDNVPRVLWPAAVAAPGEAAAVAPFEVVPRSAEAGYLVAKVVAVDADAGRNAWLSYELVQASEPALFRVGLHSGEVRTARAVSERDAAKQRLVAVVKDHGQPALSATATLHVVLAESLQEALPELSERAAGAEAAAAAELQFYLVLALALLSALFVLSVALAVLARLRRAGPPAVLRCLGAQRFSVAGAAFPADFCEGTLPYSYNLCVAAPARAVPEAAWPPPPVPVLSAEELLGADSCERPNPNSSAVTGEVSAEPDAAQVCEANSFLLRI